A segment of the Amia ocellicauda isolate fAmiCal2 chromosome 5, fAmiCal2.hap1, whole genome shotgun sequence genome:
GGTTGAAGGCATGCTCCAGGCACCTGCAGTATTTTTGCCTTTGACCCACAACAAAAGTGTGGGATACATAATGGTCAAGGAGACCAGACAGATGAGGAGCTGTACTATGTGTATATTTGTGCATTGCTATGTAGTTATAATTTATTCTTCCAAGTCAACCAGAAGACTAACACCAAAGTACATGTATAAAAGTGAGACATTCCTTATACAAAGAGTTGTGGTTCTTTTGAAGATATTGCCTAACCAATATTGTGGAAGCTGATTCTCTGAGACTTATCAGAAAGGGCAGAGACCCGGGAATCAATAAGCTACCAAACAAACAATTGCTTTCTCTCGTTGGTAATCATTTTTTGATGTTCTGTGTAAGTTAATCCTCTGCTGACTGTGCAGTTGTTGTGATCATTTCCCAGGCTTTTTTGTACTCTGCAGCAACATGTTTCTAACACCTAAAGTTAACAACAAAGGTGTTACGGTCAAAGTCAGAGGTTTCGGGAGCCTGGTTTCAATGCTGTTGTGCTTTGACTTAAGCATTAAGATGAGAACTAAGAATTGTTCATCTCGATACAGAGCATGGCGTTATATTTGATCTTCACAGTACAAAAGGCTGAAGGTGGTTGCTGCGTGGTCTCTAAGGTTCAGAGGTTGGTTCATTTATCACGATCAGTGTGAAACACAAAAGGCTGGTGGGTTAGAACAAAAGGAGGGAATGAGAAATGACTGCAGGTAGTTTTCTGAATATACTGGCCCAGGAACCTCCTGGTAACCTCAATAGAATAGATGGAACACAAGGAATGAGAGGTTGAGGTTAACCTACGGATGGTATGTTTTAAGAAATGCTCTTTTGTTTTGCAGCTTTTATTGTTGGAGCCTCTGGCAGctgctgtttctctctctctgactggcTCTTCAGAGAGGGTATCATCATAACCACAGATGTTGAGTTTTTGAATATGTCTGCCCTGCTGTGTGTTACATAATGTTTTTGCTTCCCCTAGGCTAGATGCACTGTCATCTGTTGGTTGAGGTTGCTAACCACCTAAAATGTTTGCAGCAAAACCTTCTAAACATTGTTCTGAATTGGCCTTAATAAGCTTCCTTAGGGTACTGCAATTGTAATGAGCTACTTGTAAGTAGGTTACTACATTATAAATGACcacaatcatatatatatatatatatacagtgagggaaaaaagtatttgatcccctgctgattttgtacgtttgcccactgacaaagaaatgatcagtctataactttaatggtaggtgtattttaacagtgagagacagaataacaacaaaaaaatccagaagaacgcatttcaaaaaagttataaattgatttgcatgttaatgaggaaataagtatttgatcccctatcaatcagcaagatttctggctcccaggtgtcttttatacaggtaacgagctgagattaggggcactctcttaaagggagtgctcctaatctcagctcgttacctgtataaaagacacctgtccacagaagcaatcaatcaatcagattccaaactctccaccatgaccaagaccaaagagctgtccaaggatgtcagggacaagattgtagacctacacaaggctggaatgggctacaagaccatcaccaagcagcttggtgagaaggtgacaacagttggtgcgattattcgcaaatggaagaaacacaaaataactgtcagtctccctctgtctggggctccatgcaagatctcacctcgtggagtttcaatgatcatgagaacggtgaggaatcagcccagaactatacgagaggatcttgttaatgatctcaaggcagctgggaccatagtcaccaagaaaacaattggtaacacacttcgccgtgaaggactgaaatcctgcagcgcccgcaaggtccccctgctcaagaaagcacatgtacaggcccgtctgaagtttgccaatgaacatctgaatgattcagaggagaactgggtgaaagtgttgtggtcagatgagaccaaaatcgagttctttggcatcaactcaactcaccatgtttggaggaggaggaatgaccccaagaacaccatccccaccgtcaaacatggaggtggaaacattatgctttgggggtgtttttctgttaaggggacaggacaactgcaccgcatcaaagggacgatggacggggccatgtaccgtcaaatcttgggtgagaacctccttccctcagccagggcattgaaaatgggtcgtggatgggtattccagcacgacaatgacacaaaacacacagccaaggcaacaaaggagtggctcaagaagaagcacattaaggtcctggagtggcctagccagtctccagaccttaatcccatagaaaatctgtggagggagctgaaggttcaagttgccaaacgtcagcctcgaaaccttaatgacttggagaggatctgcaaagaggagtgggacaaaatccctcctgagatgtgtgcaaacctggtggccaactacaagaaacgtctgacctctgtgattgccaagaagggttttgccaccaagtactaagtcgaaggggtcaaatacttatttccctcattaacatgcaaatcaatttataacttttttgaaatgcgtttttctggatttttttctctcactgttaaaatacacctaccattaaaattatagactgatcatttctttgttagtgggcaaacgtacaaaatcagcaggggatcaaatacttttttccctcactgtatatatatataatttgtgttaaatagtTCAGTTGCTCTAGAGGTACCTGCTGTGTCAAGGTCTTCAATTTCAATTCTTATTGATTTCCTTTGCAAGTCCTCAGCAGCCGCAACTTCTTAGAGGTGATCTGCCTCACATCCAAGTTCTTCAGCTGATATTTATATTAAGTTACAGGATCACTGCCACTTCACCATTGATAAATCCCTTTTCTTGTGTACCATCAATACAACTTGAGTACAGTATGTAAATTTGTGAGGTTAGCACCAATAACAGCTGATCTCACACTTATTGGATGTCTTGTCTTTTGTAACATTAGAGTCAGAAGGCCATGCTTTGCCATCTATGAGAGATGATGATGTTGGAAAAAGATGAAGAAAATGCATTTGCCCCTCACTCACTAAGAATTTactgaaatgaaaaagaaatacatgatCCGTTGTATGCAGCTTTTATCGCACTCCATTTGGTTCTTCAGATGCTTTTGACTTTGCAGATATAATGACCATTATGGTTCCCTAGCCTGTTCTGTCtctaaaataaatcagaaaggttttacccccccaccccaccctctaGTCCACCTTAACAGTGTCAGATCTACGGAGCAGTTACCTATTCAGAGAGTTGTCACATAGTGTCAAACCACTTTAGCACTCTTGTGGTCTAATAGACAGGGTCTTAATTACAACTACTTGCCAGCTTGTCACAAATGGGTTGCTTGGAACTTTGCAAAGATCTAATTAATTTGTTACTCagtgtgagggaaaaaaattacaataattataagTAGGCTGGTTGGGAAGTTGTCAGAGACATTCTTTGCTAAACACATCCTTcccccccacacatacacatacacatacacacacatatatccaCCCTCCTTCTCAAACATCACCTTTCatatgccaaaataaataagtgttgCATATTCAGGCTCTAGGGACTGTGTATGTTTAATTGATTGTTGAACTGCATTTAGATTGCGGTACAATtgcttaaataaacaaatccctGTGACTCTTCTACACTTTTAGCCTAATTAAAGTTAATTTACATTTCATACGTgatttttatgtgtttatttatgtatgaattTTGCTTAATAAAGTTCATCCTTGGGGATATGCCGGAAGTTAATTATATTATCACCAGCAATAGGAAATGCGAAAATGCTATAGGACTGCTGCCAAAAGCTAGATgcctaataataaaacataaattaacaaatatataACTGTCTTGTGTTAAAATAGAAATGTGTATTTGACTCGCAAAATGCGATCAATGCTGTAGTGGCAGACTGTGTTTGATGAAAAGATCATTAAGCTGGAAAATAATGAGTGGGCGTTTTTGCTTAATTTTGCCTCCATTTAATGAACTGCTTTCAAATTGTCTTCTTTTCCTGCAGATTACACAAAATGAAAGGGTGGAATCAGCATAAGGTTATACTTAATGGTAAAGAATGACAGTATGTTCGGAATTTAGCTTACTAGCATCCTGCAacccaaaaaacatttttcttccATATCTAATGTGTTGcaatataaataacataaaaaatgtatgcatgGGGAGTGAATGGTAATATAAACATACAGTTCATTACTCTTTGGTGCTGTCACAgcccagggagagagaaaggaggaCTGTGAAATGTAATCAAAATTGATATCTTTCTGCTGTGCTCACTTTAGGATTTTAATGATCTTCAGGTCAGTGTTTAGAAAAGTAGATTCATTCTTTCCAAATGTCTAATTTCCATTTCACAAGGGAtacaaccccccctcccccagcaaaagcaaaaaaaacaaaacatgcaataACAACATATTTGAGGGGTATCCATTTTGTAACCATGCAGTTAAAACTGTCGCTCTTTGGAatccttgaaaaaaaaaatgatgcatGGCATTCTGGGATTGATTAGGTgcaaaaaaaaagctaattagCTAAGTGGACTGAATGGGTTCtagtttcttcctttttttctttctttctttcaaatgtCTAATTCAACACGTATCAGGTCCAACCCCGTCTTTGAGATCcattctctttgtttttccaGTGAATCAGACATTCTTGATTTTATGTAGGTAAAAATGCAGAGACTAAGCTTTATCTCTGAATTACCTTACCTTTTTGCTCTGTGTTTGCtattaatgtatatttgttttgcgTGACAGGTGGAAATTTTGTTCCTGTTACTTGATGTCTTCCTGGTATGCCTTATTTGTTCTCTGCTGCCTCGTCATTACTAACATTTTAACTGATAacctttttcttttacattCAGCACCTGGGGATTTGTGAACCTGAGACTTATCAGTGTAAAGTACACCAAAGCAGAGTTACACAGTGAATTGTTAAGTGGGGAAATTAAAGTAGATAGCTGAAGGGATTGCTTTCCACATGTTCTAGTGTGGATAAAGATGTCTATTATGTAACTGATCTCCATAGTCGTGTCTAATGCCTAacccttttatttaatttattttctggcACAGCGACCCCCTGACTAGGATGCATTTCCCCCGCAGCAATGCTCAAGGCTTATAGCTAGCAAGTATCATTAGCAACTATAACCCCTTGGGCTGAGAAGGGTAAATTGAAGAAGCAGATGTCTTCCTTTCACGTTTGGTCTTACCTGTAGATCAGGATGTCGTCAGATGAGCTGTTGTACTGGATCTGGTACATGCGAATCCCTGGGATGTGGTTCTGCGGGGGCCACTTGATGGTGGCGGATGAGGAGGTCAGCTCCGTCACTGTGACCCTCTGTTCCTGACGGGAGTTTGTGACGTTGGACTTGATTGAGGTGGGGATGTCAGATGGCCCTGGCTCAGGCTCCAGTTTGGGGTTGAAGTAAGGGAAGGGGTTGACAATGAGCTCCACCGGGGCAGTGGATTCTCCGGCTGCGTTGGAGGCAATGCACGTGAAGATGCCCGAGTCCTTGATGGTGGTGGTGAGGATGTCCAAGGTACCGTTCTCATAGCAGACGGTCCTTGTGGTGTTGGCGATCAGCTTGCCATCGGGGCTGACCCAGTGGATGGTGGGTTCGGGGTCTCCGATAGACTTGCACCTCAAGCTTACCTCCTGGCCTTCCATGACAAACATCTTGGATGTGTGTCTGGTTATCATGGGCGGCTCGCAGATGAACTCCTCCTCCTTGATGGTCCAGAAGTATTTGCCCATCAGCTCCTGAGGGGAGGCGCAGGTCTCCAAATCGTCCTCTCTCGTGAGCCTCCGTAGCCATACCAACTCGCAGTTGCAGTGCAGCGGGTTGCCTCCAAAGCTGAGTACCAAAGCTGTGAGGGGGGATCCTTTCAACTTGGCGTAAACTGGGATCCTGAGGAAGAGCGGGTCAGGGGGGATCTTCTTTAGCTTGTTGGAGGTCATGTCCAAGCGAGCCAGCTTGTGGAGGTTGGAGAAGATGCCCTCAGGGACGAACTCAATGAGGTTGTGGTCCAGGCTGAGGGTGTTGACGCTCACAAGCCTGCTGATGGTGTCCCAGGGGATTTCCACCAGGTTGTTGTAGGAAAGATCCAAGTCCTCAAGAGTTTCCAAGAAGTCCTCAAAAGAGCCTTCAGTGATGGTCTGCAGTTGGTTGTTGCTTAGGATCAGGTGGCGCAGGTTGATGAGCCCTTGGAAGTGGCTGTCATTGACCATCGTCAAACGGTTGCTGTCCAAGTGCAAGGCGTGGAGGTCTTGGAGGTCAGAGAAAGTGTATGGGGTGATTTGGCTTATGGTGTTCCTGGACAGGGTCAGGTGGATGAGGCTGGTCATGTTGGCAAAGTCTTTTTTCCTCAGTGTGGTAATGAAGTTATCCATTAGCCGTAGCTCCGCTGTCCTTCTGTCGATGTAGGGCGGCACGAACAGGAGCCCGGTCTTGGCGCAGAGGACAGTGTAAGAAGGTAGGAGGTTCTGGCACATGCATCTCTTTGGACAGAGCATGGCAGACACAGGGGTGCTGAGCATGACCAAGCAGATGAACAATCTCTCCATAGCTGGGTTCCTGGGGAGGAAGAAGATAGGGAAACTAATCAGGCACCACATGGACCCAAACACATAAGACAGGATCCATTTACACATTTAGCCATAAATTAACATTTCGTAGCGTTCTGTTCTTATATTGTGAATTTAAAGGCTGCACACCAGTTATGTCTTACAACAAGTCTAGTAAATATATTGACATAGTTTACTGTTTGTCAGACTGAAAAGAAGTCAGTAACATCTCAGCTAATGAAAGAGCTCACCTAGGAGACTTCATAAGGTGTGTCATACTAGGCTTTTGCTTGTATGAGGGGGATCAATGAGTGCTTTTGCAGAGGATGGCCAGGAGAAGGCAGCATTgtctaacaaacaaaacaaaaaaaatctactaTTTGAGCCTCCAAAACCCAtgatttatctctctctctctctctctctctctctctctctctctctctcacacacacacacacacacacacacgtacactgCA
Coding sequences within it:
- the LOC136749554 gene encoding leucine-rich repeat and fibronectin type III domain-containing protein 1-like protein isoform X1, with the protein product MERLFICLVMLSTPVSAMLCPKRCMCQNLLPSYTVLCAKTGLLFVPPYIDRRTAELRLMDNFITTLRKKDFANMTSLIHLTLSRNTISQITPYTFSDLQDLHALHLDSNRLTMVNDSHFQGLINLRHLILSNNQLQTITEGSFEDFLETLEDLDLSYNNLVEIPWDTISRLVSVNTLSLDHNLIEFVPEGIFSNLHKLARLDMTSNKLKKIPPDPLFLRIPVYAKLKGSPLTALVLSFGGNPLHCNCELVWLRRLTREDDLETCASPQELMGKYFWTIKEEEFICEPPMITRHTSKMFVMEGQEVSLRCKSIGDPEPTIHWVSPDGKLIANTTRTVCYENGTLDILTTTIKDSGIFTCIASNAAGESTAPVELIVNPFPYFNPKLEPEPGPSDIPTSIKSNVTNSRQEQRVTVTELTSSSATIKWPPQNHIPGIRMYQIQYNSSSDDILIYRMIPATTRVFLLSDLASSREYDLCILAVYDDGITSLTATKMIGCVGFTTEKEYRQCRSIHDQFLGGTMIIIIGGIIVASVLVFIFILLMKYKVYNNHYKQKQAKVSNVCSQTNGSHSGGGGGPSGSGGKSADKYDVQTQESYGGPMKGTTVVDLNPDYGKTVTEDDASSQ
- the LOC136749554 gene encoding leucine-rich repeat and fibronectin type III domain-containing protein 1-like protein isoform X2; translation: MERLFICLVMLSTPVSAMLCPKRCMCQNLLPSYTVLCAKTGLLFVPPYIDRRTAELRLMDNFITTLRKKDFANMTSLIHLTLSRNTISQITPYTFSDLQDLHALHLDSNRLTMVNDSHFQGLINLRHLILSNNQLQTITEGSFEDFLETLEDLDLSYNNLVEIPWDTISRLVSVNTLSLDHNLIEFVPEGIFSNLHKLARLDMTSNKLKKIPPDPLFLRIPVYAKLKGSPLTALVLSFGGNPLHCNCELVWLRRLTREDDLETCASPQELMGKYFWTIKEEEFICEPPMITRHTSKMFVMEGQEVSLRCKSIGDPEPTIHWVSPDGKLIANTTRTVCYENGTLDILTTTIKDSGIFTCIASNAAGESTAPVELIVNPFPYFNPKLEPEPGPSDIPTSIKSNVTNSRQEQRVTVTELTSSSATIKWPPQNHIPGIRMYQIQYNSSSDDILIYRMIPATTRVFLLSDLASSREYDLCILAVYDDGITSLTATKMIGCVGFTTEKEYRQCRSIHDQFLGGTMIIIIGGIIVASVLVFIFILLMKYKVYNNHYKQKQAKILE